From the Dethiosulfovibrio russensis genome, the window TCAGGAAGGTGCAAAGGAAAATAAATTGGTACCTGAGGGAATCGAAGGATTGGCGGCCTACAAGGGATCGGCGGGAGACGTTATCTATCAGATGACCGGTGGCATTCGATCAGGGATGGGTTACGCCGGAGCCTCCGATATCGAAGATCTGCATCGTCATGCTCGTTTTGTAAAGATGACCTCTGCGTCGGTCAAGGAAAGTCATCCTCACGACGTCGTGGTTACCAAGGAAGCTCCGAACTATTGGGTTGATTGATCCTTATAGGCTTTGACTAGATAGACAAAGGGGGATTCCCTTGATTTCCAGAGATTTTCATTACTATAAGAGGATCGATATGAACAATTCTTCCCTTTTCTTCGGACTGAACGATCTTGAAGGTCTGGAGGAAGAGGTCTTCGCTGATCAGGAAATTCGCCTGATACCGGAGGAGGATTTTATCGCTACGGTTGATCTCTGGTGGGGGGATTTCCTCTCCGATGTCTCAGAATAATCTTGTTATGCATAGTTATGCGTGATATACTGATTGAGACACTGGGTCAAATGTCCTGGACCGAGAAGAGTGGGCCCCCCCACTCTTCATTTTTTATGTAGTCATATAAGGAGTCGAAAAGCATGGAGGGGAAAAACTTCCCTAAAGAAGAAATTCGTAAAATCGTCGAAAGCTTAGGTTATGAATTCGTAGGTCTCGAGGTGAAAAAAGAATCTGCCGCCTCTTTTGTCAGGGTCTATATGGATTCTCTAGGTGGAATATCCGTGAGGGACTGCGAGATCGTCTCTCGAAGGATCAATAACTGGCTGGAGGAATCCGGAGAGGACCTTCTCGACGATCGCTATTATCTGGAGGTTAGTTCTCCCGGTTTAGAGAGACCACTATTGAGCTTAGACGATTTTCGTCGTTTCTCGGGGAAAGAGGCATCCATCCGTTTTAATGAGCTCGTCGAAGGACGCCGTCGCATAAATGGGATCGTCTCGGTGTCTCAGGATGGTTCTATAAGGGTGGAGAACGAAGACGGTGCTTTTGAGTTCCCTCTAGAGACGATTCTCTCCGCTAAATTAAAGTATGTTTTAGAAAAGAACAAAAAGACCAATAGCAACAGAAAAAAGAAGGGTGCTAAAAAGAAAAACAAGAGAAAGAAAGTACGCGAGGAGGATCAGTAGATGCAGCTGGGGAGCGATTTTATTCGAGCTTTGATGCAGCTAACGGAGGAGCGTAATCTCTCTCAATCCATAATTTTGGGCAGTATTGAGGCGGCCCTGGCTTCGGCTTATAAAAAATACAAGGAAAAAAACCTCGAGCCCGAGGTGAAGATAGACGGAGAGACCGGAAATATCTCGATCATGGAGATTAGGCGAGTTGTAGATGAGGTGAAAAATTCCGACGCGGAGTTGACTTCAGAGGACGCTGCAGCCCTAGGTTTCCCCGGTCTGGTAGAGGGAGATGTGGTCAAGACAGAGGTGGAGATCGCTCCTGAGAGCTTTGGACGTATAGCGGCCCAGACCGCCAGACAGGTGATAATCCAGCGTTTGAAAGATGCAGAGAGGGAGATCATCTTCAACGAGTTCTCCGAGAGAGTGGGAGACATGGTCAACGGTGTCGTCTTTAAGGCCGAAAACGACCAGATTCTCGTCCGTATAAGCGAGAGAACCGAGGCAATGTTACCCCGGGAAGAACGCATAAACGGAGAAACCTACGAACTGGGCTCGAGGATGAAGTTCTATCTGTTAGACGTTCGTCAGACTACCAGAGGGCCTAGGATCGTTGTCTCCAGAACCCATCCTGGTTTGCTTCGTCGCCTGATGGAGCTGGAGATTCCAGAGATCCGAGACGGAGTGGTGGAGATACATGGAATCGTTCGGGAGGCCGGTGCCAGAGCCAAGGTCGCAGTGACGACATTGGATCCCAATGTCGATCCTGTCGGAGCCTGCGTCGGAAACGGTGGTTCCAGAATCAAGACCATAAGCAACGAGCTTAACGGAGAAAAGATCGACGTGGTAATATGGAGCGACGATCCTCTTCAATACATAAGGAATACCCTTTCTCCCGCTAAGGTAGTCAGGGTGGAGCCAGTTTTGGAGCAGGAGAAATCCGCCAAGGTATTTGCCCGTCCCGATCAGCTCTCTCTCGCCATAGGGAAAGCGGGGCAAAACGTTCGTCTTGCTGCCCGCCTTACCGGGTGGAAAGTGGACATCAATCCTCTGGAGGCACCGGAAAAGGATTCGATGCCGACTTTGCAGGATTTGTTCGAAGATATCCCATAAGAGGCGAGAGGTTGTAAAATAGTGGCGGTTCCCAAAAAGAAATCGAAGAACCCTAGGATGTGTCTAGTATGTCGTAGACACGACGTACCCGCAAACTTTATTCGGGTAGTTCGTCGTCCCGACGGAACCGTCGTCGTAGACGATTCAGGAAGGGTCAACGGTCGAGGGGCATACCTATGCCCCTCTAGTCGCTGTGTTCAAACGGCGTTTCGTCAAAAACGTCTGGATAAAGCCCTCAAGGTAAGGGTGCCGGAGGACGTTTACCTTCGTTTGCTCGAGAGGGTTAGGGGTTTGGAGGATGGCGACGATGCCTGATCTCTCGTGGATGTCCTTTTTAGGGCTCGCCAGGAGGGCGGGGTTTTTGGTGATAGGACAGGATAACGTCTTCGCCGTCTTACAAAAAAACAAAAAAAACTACGTCGTGATAATGACTTCCGATAGATCCGATGCCGTAGCCAGAAAGGCTAAGAAAGAGGCCTTTTCTCGTCATAGTTTTTTTCAGTTGAGGACGATAGATAGAGAGAGACTGGGCGAGGCCATAGGGTTGGCGGGTTGTCAAATTGTAGCCCTCCCCGAAGGAGAAGGGCTTACCGATACCGTAATTTTGCGATTAAAAGAAGGGGGAGAGGCCATTGAGTAAAATCAGGGTCTACGAGCTTGCAAAGATGCTGGAAATGAGCAACAAAGAGCTTATGGAGATACTGCACGATATGGACGTGGAGGCTACGAGCCATATGAGTTCTTTGGACGTGGAAACGGCTCAACAGATAGAGGATTTAGTGAAGAAGTCCTCTAATAATGAAAGAAAAACCTCCAAAGAAGAGGATAAACCTAGGAGAGGAATCTCCGTTCCGGAAGGATCTTCCATCAAGGAAGTGGCTGATATCCTCAAGGTCTCCCCTGCAGATGCCGTAAAGACCCTTATAGCTCAGGGCGTTATGCTGCCTGCTTCGGCACAGGCCGACGATTCGGTGTTGACCATACTCTCCGATGCTTACGAGGTCGATATCGAGTGGGCTGTCAAGGCCGATGACGAGGAACCTCATAAAACTACATTGAAGCCGGATTTCAAGGGCAAAAACCTTCAACCAAGGGCCCCTATAGTGACGGTTATGGGACATGTCGATCACGGCAAGACAACCCTTCTGGATACCATCAGGAACACTAACATAACGGCTAGGGAAGCGGGCGGAATAACGCAGCATATAGGTGCGTCCAGGGTTAGCCATGATGGCAAGGACATCGTCTTTCTCGATACTCCGGGGCACGCCGCCTTCACCTCCATGAGGGCCAGAGGCGCCCAGTGTACCGATATCGCCATTTTGGTGGTGGCAGCCGACGACGGCGTAATGCCTCAGACAACGGAGGCCATAAACCACGCCAAGGCTGCCGGAGTTCCCATAATCGTGGCGGTCAACAAGATGGATAAGCCAGGAGCCAACCCCGACAGGGTCAAACAGCAGCTCAGCGATCAGGGGTTGATTCCCGAAGATTGGGGAGGAGACACCATAATGGTCCATGTCTCGGCGAAGTCCGGCGAAAACATAGACCAGCTTCTGGAGATGATCCTTCTCGTCGCTGAAATGGAGGAGCTCAAGGCCGATCCGACCGTATCTCCCGAGGGCGTTGTCGTGGAAGCCGAGTTGGACAAGGGGAAGGGCTCGGTTGCCACGGTTCTGGTTCAGCAGGGAACCCTCAAAAGAGGAGACATAGTGTTGCTGGACTCCTCCTGGGGAAAGGTCCGGGCTATGATAGACGCATCGGGCAAACAGGTGAAGTCCGCCGGTCCCAGCACCGCGGTGGAGATCCTGGGGCTCAACGAGGTTCCTCAGCCGGGAGAGCGTTTCTTCGTGGTGGACAACGAAAAGACCGCAAGGGACGCCATAGCGGTCAAGGAACAGGAGAGGCGCCTGGAGGCTAACAAGATGGCTCCGAGGATGACCCTGGAGGAACTCTACACCAAGATGCAGGACGGCGAGACCCCCATGCTGAACTTGTTGATCAAGTGTGATGTTCAGGGGAGTATAGAGGCTCTTACCGGCTCTTTGGATAAGTTGACGACCGATGAGGTCGGAATAAATATCGTCCATACCGGTGTGGGCGGATTGTCCGAGTCCGATATCATGCTGGCATCCGCATCGGACGCCATAGTCATCGGTTTCAACGTTCGTCCCGACGCCAACGCCAAGAAAATGGCGGAGAAAGAGCACGTCCAGGTCCGTCTCTACCGGGTCATATACGATATTATCGATGACATCAAGGCGGCTATGGAGGGAATGCTTGCCCCGGACATAAGGGAAAAAATAGTCGGTCAGGCGGAGATCAGGGAGATCTTCAAGGTTCCCAAGGTAGGAAAAGTCGCCGGATGTATGGTGACGGAGGGATCCGTCAAGAGAGGTTCTAAGGTAAGGCTGATAAGGGACAGAGTGGTCTACTGGGAGGGAGAGCTTTCCGCCCTCAGGAGGTTCAAGGACGATGTTGCCGAGGTGACCTCCGGTTACGAGTGCGGAATGAGCTTTGCTAAATTCCAGGATATAAAAGAAGGCGATGTCGTAGAAGCCTACGAACTGATAGAGGAAAAGAGAACCCTGTAATAACGGGGACAGTCCGCCGGAGGCCGCATCGCTGGACCTCCGGCGAATACTTTCGAGATTATCATCGATAAGTGAGGTGATTCCTATGGCGGGATTTCGAATAGAGAGAGTCAATAAAGAACTTCAAAGGGAAATATCCCGTCTCCTGGAGTTCTCCGTAAAGGACGAAAATGCCAAAAGAGCGGTTATAACCGGAGTCGACTGCGCTAAAGATTTGAAATCGGCGAAAGTCTATTTCACCACTATCTCCCCGGAAGATCGTCGTTCTGTTTCGGAGTCCTTGAAAAAAGTGAGGACTTTTCTCCGGTCCTCTCTCGCTCAGAGCTTGAGGATTAGGACGGTTCCCGAGTTGCGCTTCATCTACGATACAAGCGGGGAATACGGAAGGTCCATCGATAGACTTCTAGATATGGTGGTAACTCATGAAGAGAATACCGATTATGTCGAGGGTGACGATGGAGAACGAGAATAAGGCCCGCTTGATTTCCACCTTAAAAGATAGCGGTAGTTGGATATTGATAAGTCACGTAAAGCCCGACGGCGATACTCTAGGGTCCGCAAGCGCTCTTTTTAAAATAGGCCTGTCTTTGGGAAAGGATGTTCGATGGTATGGCAAGGATCCTTTCCCCGAGCGCTATCGCTTTTTATTCGCCTCCGATCGTTATGAATCGGTCCAATCCATGCCGGACATTCCAGAGAACTCCGTAGTTGTCGCTTTGGACG encodes:
- the rimP gene encoding ribosome maturation factor RimP, whose amino-acid sequence is MEGKNFPKEEIRKIVESLGYEFVGLEVKKESAASFVRVYMDSLGGISVRDCEIVSRRINNWLEESGEDLLDDRYYLEVSSPGLERPLLSLDDFRRFSGKEASIRFNELVEGRRRINGIVSVSQDGSIRVENEDGAFEFPLETILSAKLKYVLEKNKKTNSNRKKKGAKKKNKRKKVREEDQ
- the nusA gene encoding transcription termination factor NusA, whose amino-acid sequence is MQLGSDFIRALMQLTEERNLSQSIILGSIEAALASAYKKYKEKNLEPEVKIDGETGNISIMEIRRVVDEVKNSDAELTSEDAAALGFPGLVEGDVVKTEVEIAPESFGRIAAQTARQVIIQRLKDAEREIIFNEFSERVGDMVNGVVFKAENDQILVRISERTEAMLPREERINGETYELGSRMKFYLLDVRQTTRGPRIVVSRTHPGLLRRLMELEIPEIRDGVVEIHGIVREAGARAKVAVTTLDPNVDPVGACVGNGGSRIKTISNELNGEKIDVVIWSDDPLQYIRNTLSPAKVVRVEPVLEQEKSAKVFARPDQLSLAIGKAGQNVRLAARLTGWKVDINPLEAPEKDSMPTLQDLFEDIP
- the rnpM gene encoding RNase P modulator RnpM, yielding MCLVCRRHDVPANFIRVVRRPDGTVVVDDSGRVNGRGAYLCPSSRCVQTAFRQKRLDKALKVRVPEDVYLRLLERVRGLEDGDDA
- the infB gene encoding translation initiation factor IF-2 produces the protein MSKIRVYELAKMLEMSNKELMEILHDMDVEATSHMSSLDVETAQQIEDLVKKSSNNERKTSKEEDKPRRGISVPEGSSIKEVADILKVSPADAVKTLIAQGVMLPASAQADDSVLTILSDAYEVDIEWAVKADDEEPHKTTLKPDFKGKNLQPRAPIVTVMGHVDHGKTTLLDTIRNTNITAREAGGITQHIGASRVSHDGKDIVFLDTPGHAAFTSMRARGAQCTDIAILVVAADDGVMPQTTEAINHAKAAGVPIIVAVNKMDKPGANPDRVKQQLSDQGLIPEDWGGDTIMVHVSAKSGENIDQLLEMILLVAEMEELKADPTVSPEGVVVEAELDKGKGSVATVLVQQGTLKRGDIVLLDSSWGKVRAMIDASGKQVKSAGPSTAVEILGLNEVPQPGERFFVVDNEKTARDAIAVKEQERRLEANKMAPRMTLEELYTKMQDGETPMLNLLIKCDVQGSIEALTGSLDKLTTDEVGINIVHTGVGGLSESDIMLASASDAIVIGFNVRPDANAKKMAEKEHVQVRLYRVIYDIIDDIKAAMEGMLAPDIREKIVGQAEIREIFKVPKVGKVAGCMVTEGSVKRGSKVRLIRDRVVYWEGELSALRRFKDDVAEVTSGYECGMSFAKFQDIKEGDVVEAYELIEEKRTL
- the rbfA gene encoding 30S ribosome-binding factor RbfA codes for the protein MAGFRIERVNKELQREISRLLEFSVKDENAKRAVITGVDCAKDLKSAKVYFTTISPEDRRSVSESLKKVRTFLRSSLAQSLRIRTVPELRFIYDTSGEYGRSIDRLLDMVVTHEENTDYVEGDDGERE